The proteins below are encoded in one region of Triticum aestivum cultivar Chinese Spring chromosome 1B, IWGSC CS RefSeq v2.1, whole genome shotgun sequence:
- the LOC123108317 gene encoding tetraspanin-6 isoform X1 produces the protein MDGMYYPQRFSNMMIGYLNLATLLASIPVIGAGLWLAKGSTTTCSSMLQTPLLIIGFIVLLISLAGFVGACFHVAWALWLYLFAVILLIGMLLGLTMFGFAVTAGGGGMQVQGRPYREYHISDYSSWLQKHMQDIKYWKPALACVVGSKACPKIANWTPMDYLQHDLTPIQSGCCKPPTSCAYSGGMPVGAQDEDCYQWNNAPNILCYQCNSCKAGVMEQVRQDWHKISVLNVIVLVFLICICACGCCAFRNARRSVSEYPYGVNRMSKINPRWDYYWWRWFRDRREQMY, from the exons ATGGACGGCATGTACTACCCTCAGCGTTTCAGCAACATGATGATCGGCTACCTCAACCTGGCCACGCTCCTGGCCTCCATCCCGGTCATCGGGGCGGGGCTCTGGTTGGCCAAGGGCTCCACGACGACGTGCTCGTCCATGCTGCAGACGCCGCTGCTCATCATCGGCTTCATCGTGCTCCTCATCTCCCTCGCCGGCTTCGTGGGCGCCTGCTTCCACGTCGCCTGGGCGCTGTGGCTCTACCTCTTCGCCGTGATACTCCTCATCGGCATGCTGCTCGGGCTCACCATGTTCGGGTTCGCCGtcacggcgggaggcggcggcatgCAGGTGCAGGGGAGGCCGTACAGGGAGTACCACATCTCGGACTACTCCTCGTGGCTCCAGAAGCATATGCAGGACATCAAGTACTGGAAGCCCGCGCTGGCCTGCGTCGTCGGGTCCAAGGCCTGCCCCAAGATCGCCAACTGGACTCCCATGGATTACCTCCAGCATGATCTCACGCCAATACAG TCTGGGTGCTGCAAGCCGCCAACATCATGCGCATACAGTGGGGGGATGCCGGTCGGAGCGCAGGATGAGGACTGCTACCAGTGGAACAATGCCCCAAACATCCTATGCTACCAGTGTAACTCGTGCAAGGCCGGCGTGATGGAGCAGGTGCGCCAGGACTGGCACAAGATCTCCGTGCTAAACGTCATCGTGCTCGTCTTCCTCATCTGCATCTGCGCCTGCGGGTGCTGCGCCTTCAGAAACGCCCGCCGCTCTGTCTCCGAGTACCCATACGGGGTAAACCGCATGTCCAAGATCAATCCACGCTGGGACTACTACTG GTGGCGATGGTTCCGCGATAGGAGGGAACAGATGTACTAG
- the LOC123108317 gene encoding tetraspanin-6 isoform X2, producing the protein MDGMYYPQRFSNMMIGYLNLATLLASIPVIGAGLWLAKGSTTTCSSMLQTPLLIIGFIVLLISLAGFVGACFHVAWALWLYLFAVILLIGMLLGLTMFGFAVTAGGGGMQVQGRPYREYHISDYSSWLQKHMQDIKYWKPALACVVGSKACPKIANWTPMDYLQHDLTPIQSGCCKPPTSCAYSGGMPVGAQDEDCYQWNNAPNILCYQCNSCKAGVMEQVRQDWHKISVLNVIVLVFLICICACGCCAFRNARRSVSEYPYGVAMVPR; encoded by the exons ATGGACGGCATGTACTACCCTCAGCGTTTCAGCAACATGATGATCGGCTACCTCAACCTGGCCACGCTCCTGGCCTCCATCCCGGTCATCGGGGCGGGGCTCTGGTTGGCCAAGGGCTCCACGACGACGTGCTCGTCCATGCTGCAGACGCCGCTGCTCATCATCGGCTTCATCGTGCTCCTCATCTCCCTCGCCGGCTTCGTGGGCGCCTGCTTCCACGTCGCCTGGGCGCTGTGGCTCTACCTCTTCGCCGTGATACTCCTCATCGGCATGCTGCTCGGGCTCACCATGTTCGGGTTCGCCGtcacggcgggaggcggcggcatgCAGGTGCAGGGGAGGCCGTACAGGGAGTACCACATCTCGGACTACTCCTCGTGGCTCCAGAAGCATATGCAGGACATCAAGTACTGGAAGCCCGCGCTGGCCTGCGTCGTCGGGTCCAAGGCCTGCCCCAAGATCGCCAACTGGACTCCCATGGATTACCTCCAGCATGATCTCACGCCAATACAG TCTGGGTGCTGCAAGCCGCCAACATCATGCGCATACAGTGGGGGGATGCCGGTCGGAGCGCAGGATGAGGACTGCTACCAGTGGAACAATGCCCCAAACATCCTATGCTACCAGTGTAACTCGTGCAAGGCCGGCGTGATGGAGCAGGTGCGCCAGGACTGGCACAAGATCTCCGTGCTAAACGTCATCGTGCTCGTCTTCCTCATCTGCATCTGCGCCTGCGGGTGCTGCGCCTTCAGAAACGCCCGCCGCTCTGTCTCCGAGTACCCATACGGG GTGGCGATGGTTCCGCGATAG
- the LOC123108334 gene encoding uncharacterized protein encodes MALLRALRRALPPLYSPAAPLSRRAPGPPPLPSRPLRLLDPIGFRPFSAAAATATAVARAPEMGASLFRGLTETRFPKRRPGFVSRRKRASLRPKGPHYWVKCTPGEPIPSSQPNKGSVQGRKEKKRIKQRKDFIMAEKRKRKAQYSVAVKRKEAERTERKMAAVARDRAWVERLAELKQIEAEKKATMA; translated from the exons ATGGCGCTCCTCCGAGCCCTCCGGCGAGCCCTCCCGCCGCTCTACTCTCCGGCGGCGCCTCTTTCCCGGCGCGCCCCAGGTCCTCCTCCGCTCCCTTCCCGTCCACTCCGGCTCCTGGATCCGATCGGGTTCCGGCCCTTCTCCGCCGCggctgccaccgccaccgccgtcgcgCGGGCGCCGGAAATGGGGGCCAGCCTCTTCAGAGGGCTCACGGAGACCAGGTTCCCCAAGCGGCGGCCGGGATTCGTGTCCCGGCGCAAGAGGGCCAGCCTGCGACCCAAAG GTCCGCACTACTGGGTGAAGTGCACGCCGGGGGAGCCTATCCCTTCGAGCCAGCCGAATAAGGGCAGTGTCcaggggaggaaggagaagaagcgtaTCAAGCAGCGCAAGGACTTTATCATG GCTGAAAAGAGGAAGCGCAAAGCACAATATTCTGTTGCTGTGAAGAGAAAGGAGGCAGAACGGACAGAGAGAAAGATGGCTGCCGTGGCAAGAGACCGGGCATGGGTGGAAAGGTTGGCAGAGTTGAAACAGATAGAGGCAGAGAAGAAAGCCACGATGGCTTAA